One genomic region from Diabrotica undecimpunctata isolate CICGRU chromosome 9, icDiaUnde3, whole genome shotgun sequence encodes:
- the LOC140450462 gene encoding uncharacterized protein, with protein sequence MFTHHLKSHAESKNETLKKQQKCPLCNFKCSFEKDIIINFKGKHDIDVKQETLNFNTFEEFEIWKYGIENETDSRFITLRSRSLSSGKYIKYVCNRSGYYSPSVQNRTRYLKTQGTNKINSFCPAAMILQITESGKCTCKFTKSHIGHSNDLGHIYLSPLERKMCAEKIASKVAFSDILDQVRDSVCDSKLDRLHLLTRKDLNNIEKSYNLCSEAVRHQNDATSVEAWVNEMKQEDNMCVLFYKPQDTVVEEHCELKKDDFILIIMNQAQCEILKKFGSDCICPDSTHGMNTFDFQLTTLMIIDDMRQGFPCAFLISNRVDKEVLKVLFSHIRMYSNVITPHVFMTDIAESFYNAWVDIMGKPVMRLYCSWHIDQAWRKNLVKIRIRDKQIEVYKFLRTIMEERDVTAFSKMIDEFL encoded by the exons atgtttactCACCATTTAAAATCGCACGCAGAAAGTAAAAATGAAACATtgaaaaaacagcaaaaatgtcCATTATGTAATTTTAAGTGTTCGTTTGAAAAAGATATTATCATTAATTTTAAGGGTAAACATGACATTGATGTTAAACAGGAAACTTTAAACTTTAACACTTTTGAAGAATTCGAAATATGGAAATATGGTATAGAAAATGAAACTGATTCTAGATTTATTACACTTCGAAGCCGATCTTTATCATCaggaaaatatatcaaatatgtaTGTAACAGGTCTGGGTACTATAGTCCTTCAGTTCAAAATCGTACTCGATATTTGAAAACCCAAGGTACTaataaaattaatagtttttGCCCTGCAGCAATGATTCTTCAAATCACTGAAAGCGGAAAATGTACGTGCAAATTTACAAAAAGTCACATAGGACATAGCAATGATTTAGGTCATATATACTTAAGTCCTTTAGAAAGAAAAATGTGTGCTGAAAAAATCGCTTCAAAAGTAGCTTTCAGTGATATTTTGGATCAAGTTCGAGATTCAGTGTGTGATTCAAAATTGGATAGATTACACTTGCTAACAAGGAAGGACTTAAATAATATTGAGAAGTCTTATAATTTATGTTCTGAAGCTGTAAGACATCAAAATGATGCTACAAGTGTAGAGGCATGGGTAAATGAAATGAAGCAAGAAGATAATATGTGTGTACTTTTTTACAAACCTCAGGATACAGTTGTTGAGGAACACTGTGAACtgaaaaaagatgattttatcttaattataatGAACCAGGCTCAGTGTGAGATATTAAAGAAATTTGGTTCTGACTGCATATGCCCTGATAGTACACATGGCATGAATACTTTTGACTTTCAGTTAACCACATTGATGATAATTGATGACATGCGTCAAGGGTTTCCATGTGCTTTTTTAATTTCAAACAGGGTGGACAAGGAAGTATTAAAAGTACTTTTTTCCCATATAAGAATGTATTCTAATGTTATTACTCCACATGTCTTCATGACAGATATTGCAGAGTCTTTTTACAATGCATGGGTTGACATAATGGGAAAACCAGTTATGAG acTTTATTGTTCCTGGCATATTGACCAAGCATGGCGTAAGAATCTAGTCAAAATTAGAATCAGGGATAAACAG ATTGAAGTCTATAAGTTTTTAAGGACCATTATGGAGGAAAGAGATGTAACTGCATTTTCTAAAATGATAGATGAATTTTTGTAG